A genomic stretch from Poecilia reticulata strain Guanapo linkage group LG20, Guppy_female_1.0+MT, whole genome shotgun sequence includes:
- the LOC103456825 gene encoding poly(U)-binding-splicing factor PUF60 isoform X1, with protein sequence MAVTNTAGGEALTMENGQGTGSKLGLPPLTPEQQEALQRAKKYAMEQSIKSVLVKQTIAHQQQQLTNLQMAAVTMGFGDPLSPLQSVAAQRQRALAIMCRVYVGSIYYELGEDTIRQAFAPFGPIKSIDMSWDSVTMKHKGFAFVEYDVPEAAQLALEQMNSVMLGGRNIKVGRPSNIGQAQPIIDQLAEEARAYNRIYVASVHPDLSDDDIKSVFEAFGRIKSCTLARDPTSGRHRGFGFIEYEKPQSALDAVSSMNLFDLGGQYLRVGKAVTPPMPLLTPTTPGGLPPAAAVAAAAATAKITAQASINPFQRDLMALQEAVAGASVLGALAAPQLLGQQIGLPQAVMAAQAPGVITGVTPVRPPIPVIPQVGLVNPVLASPPVLSNQAGGSNQQEKKEEKEETLQDGTGQEMLSDQEHMSISGSSARHMVMQKLLRKSESTVMVLRNMVGPEDIDDDLEGEVTEECGKFGTVNRVIIYQEKQGEEEDADIIVKIFVEFSAASEMNKAIQALNDRWFGGRKVVAEVYDQDRFNSSDLSA encoded by the exons GGAGGTGAAGCTCTGACGATGGAGAATGGACAAGGCACAGGCTCCAAGCTTGGCCTACCGCCTCTTACcccagagcagcaggaggcaCTGCAGAGG gcgAAGAAGTATGCCATGGAACAAAGCATTAAGAGTGTGTTGGTGAAGCAGACCATtgcacatcagcagcagcagctcaccaACCTGCAG ATGGCAGCAGTGACAATGGGCTTTGGAGATCCTCTCTCACCTTTACAATCG GTGGCAGCTCAGCGGCAACGTGCGCTAGCGATCATGTGTCGGGTGTACGTGGGCTCCATATACTATGAGCTCGGCGAGGACACCATCAGACAAGCCTTTGCCCCCTTCGGTCCGATCAAGAGCATTGACATGTCTTGGGATTCGGTTACAATGAAGCATAAG GGCTTCGCCTTTGTGGAGTACGACGTGCCAGAAGCTGCTCAGCTGGCTCTGGAACAGATGAACTCGGTCATGTTAGGAGGGCGAAACATTAAG GTTGGGCGGCCAAGTAACATCGGTCAGGCGCAACCCATCATCGACCAGCTGGCAGAGGAGGCACGTGCCTACAACCGGATCTACGTAGCGTCTGTCCACCCGGACCTGTCGGACGACGACATCAAGAGCGTGTTTGAGGCCTTCGGAAGGATTAAATCGTGCACGTTAGCTAGAGACCCCACATCAGGGCGACACAGGGGCTTTGGCTTCATTG AGTATGAAAAGCCTCAGTCAGCCCTGGATGCGGTGTCCTCTATGAATCTTTTTGACCTGGGTGGTCAGTACTTGCGAGTCGGCAAAGCAGTGACTCCACCGATGCCGCTATTGACCCCCACGACCCCGGGTGGGCTGCCACCTGCTGCGGCTGTAGCTGCAGCGGCAGCTACGGCTAAGATAACGGCCCAGGCAAGTATAAATCCCTTCCAAAGGGATTTAATGGCCCTCCAG GAGGCGGTAGCTGGCGCGTCAGTTTTGGGGGCGTTGGCAGCACCACAGCTTCTTGGACAGCAGATAGGATTACCTCAGGCTGTTATGGCTGCACAGGCACCAGGTGTTATCACAG GTGTGACTCCAGTTCGTCCTCCCATACCCGTGATTCCCCAAGTTGGTCTAGTGAACCCGGTGCTCGCATCACCGCCTGTGCTGTCTAACCAAGCCGGCGGCTCGAACCAacaggagaagaaggaggagaaagaggagacgCTTCAGGATGGCACAGGCCAGGAGATGCTAAGTGACCAGGAGCACATGAGCATCTCGGGGAGCAGTGCCAGGCACATGGTGATGCAGAAGTTGCTCAGAAAATCCGAG TCCACGGTGATGGTGCTTCGAAACATGGTTGGACCAGAGGACATCGACGACGACCTGGAGGGCGAGGTGACGGAGGAGTGCGGGAAGTTCGGCACCGTCAACAGAGTCATCATCTACCAGGAGAAGcaaggagaggaggaagacgcaGACATCATAGTCAAAATCTTTGTAGAGTTTTCCGCCGCCTCCGAGATGAACAAAGCTATCCAAGCCCTGAACGACCGCTGGTTTGGAGGCCGCAAAGTTGTTGCAGAGGTGTATGACCAAGACCGTTTTAACAGCAGCGACCTTTCTGCATAA
- the LOC103456825 gene encoding poly(U)-binding-splicing factor PUF60 isoform X4 — protein sequence MAVTNTAGGEALTMENGQGTGSKLGLPPLTPEQQEALQRAKKYAMEQSIKSVLVKQTIAHQQQQLTNLQMAAVTMGFGDPLSPLQSVAAQRQRALAIMCRVYVGSIYYELGEDTIRQAFAPFGPIKSIDMSWDSVTMKHKGFAFVEYDVPEAAQLALEQMNSVMLGGRNIKVGRPSNIGQAQPIIDQLAEEARAYNRIYVASVHPDLSDDDIKSVFEAFGRIKSCTLARDPTSGRHRGFGFIEYEKPQSALDAVSSMNLFDLGGQYLRVGKAVTPPMPLLTPTTPGGLPPAAAVAAAAATAKITAQAVAGASVLGALAAPQLLGQQIGLPQAVMAAQAPGVITGVTPVRPPIPVIPQVGLVNPVLASPPVLSNQAGGSNQQEKKEEKEETLQDGTGQEMLSDQEHMSISGSSARHMVMQKLLRKSESTVMVLRNMVGPEDIDDDLEGEVTEECGKFGTVNRVIIYQEKQGEEEDADIIVKIFVEFSAASEMNKAIQALNDRWFGGRKVVAEVYDQDRFNSSDLSA from the exons GGAGGTGAAGCTCTGACGATGGAGAATGGACAAGGCACAGGCTCCAAGCTTGGCCTACCGCCTCTTACcccagagcagcaggaggcaCTGCAGAGG gcgAAGAAGTATGCCATGGAACAAAGCATTAAGAGTGTGTTGGTGAAGCAGACCATtgcacatcagcagcagcagctcaccaACCTGCAG ATGGCAGCAGTGACAATGGGCTTTGGAGATCCTCTCTCACCTTTACAATCG GTGGCAGCTCAGCGGCAACGTGCGCTAGCGATCATGTGTCGGGTGTACGTGGGCTCCATATACTATGAGCTCGGCGAGGACACCATCAGACAAGCCTTTGCCCCCTTCGGTCCGATCAAGAGCATTGACATGTCTTGGGATTCGGTTACAATGAAGCATAAG GGCTTCGCCTTTGTGGAGTACGACGTGCCAGAAGCTGCTCAGCTGGCTCTGGAACAGATGAACTCGGTCATGTTAGGAGGGCGAAACATTAAG GTTGGGCGGCCAAGTAACATCGGTCAGGCGCAACCCATCATCGACCAGCTGGCAGAGGAGGCACGTGCCTACAACCGGATCTACGTAGCGTCTGTCCACCCGGACCTGTCGGACGACGACATCAAGAGCGTGTTTGAGGCCTTCGGAAGGATTAAATCGTGCACGTTAGCTAGAGACCCCACATCAGGGCGACACAGGGGCTTTGGCTTCATTG AGTATGAAAAGCCTCAGTCAGCCCTGGATGCGGTGTCCTCTATGAATCTTTTTGACCTGGGTGGTCAGTACTTGCGAGTCGGCAAAGCAGTGACTCCACCGATGCCGCTATTGACCCCCACGACCCCGGGTGGGCTGCCACCTGCTGCGGCTGTAGCTGCAGCGGCAGCTACGGCTAAGATAACGGCCCAG GCGGTAGCTGGCGCGTCAGTTTTGGGGGCGTTGGCAGCACCACAGCTTCTTGGACAGCAGATAGGATTACCTCAGGCTGTTATGGCTGCACAGGCACCAGGTGTTATCACAG GTGTGACTCCAGTTCGTCCTCCCATACCCGTGATTCCCCAAGTTGGTCTAGTGAACCCGGTGCTCGCATCACCGCCTGTGCTGTCTAACCAAGCCGGCGGCTCGAACCAacaggagaagaaggaggagaaagaggagacgCTTCAGGATGGCACAGGCCAGGAGATGCTAAGTGACCAGGAGCACATGAGCATCTCGGGGAGCAGTGCCAGGCACATGGTGATGCAGAAGTTGCTCAGAAAATCCGAG TCCACGGTGATGGTGCTTCGAAACATGGTTGGACCAGAGGACATCGACGACGACCTGGAGGGCGAGGTGACGGAGGAGTGCGGGAAGTTCGGCACCGTCAACAGAGTCATCATCTACCAGGAGAAGcaaggagaggaggaagacgcaGACATCATAGTCAAAATCTTTGTAGAGTTTTCCGCCGCCTCCGAGATGAACAAAGCTATCCAAGCCCTGAACGACCGCTGGTTTGGAGGCCGCAAAGTTGTTGCAGAGGTGTATGACCAAGACCGTTTTAACAGCAGCGACCTTTCTGCATAA
- the LOC103456825 gene encoding poly(U)-binding-splicing factor PUF60 isoform X2, producing MAVTNTAGGEALTMENGQGTGSKLGLPPLTPEQQEALQRAKKYAMEQSIKSVLVKQTIAHQQQQLTNLQMAAVTMGFGDPLSPLQSVAAQRQRALAIMCRVYVGSIYYELGEDTIRQAFAPFGPIKSIDMSWDSVTMKHKGFAFVEYDVPEAAQLALEQMNSVMLGGRNIKVGRPSNIGQAQPIIDQLAEEARAYNRIYVASVHPDLSDDDIKSVFEAFGRIKSCTLARDPTSGRHRGFGFIEYEKPQSALDAVSSMNLFDLGGQYLRVGKAVTPPMPLLTPTTPGGLPPAAAVAAAAATAKITAQASINPFQRDLMALQAVAGASVLGALAAPQLLGQQIGLPQAVMAAQAPGVITGVTPVRPPIPVIPQVGLVNPVLASPPVLSNQAGGSNQQEKKEEKEETLQDGTGQEMLSDQEHMSISGSSARHMVMQKLLRKSESTVMVLRNMVGPEDIDDDLEGEVTEECGKFGTVNRVIIYQEKQGEEEDADIIVKIFVEFSAASEMNKAIQALNDRWFGGRKVVAEVYDQDRFNSSDLSA from the exons GGAGGTGAAGCTCTGACGATGGAGAATGGACAAGGCACAGGCTCCAAGCTTGGCCTACCGCCTCTTACcccagagcagcaggaggcaCTGCAGAGG gcgAAGAAGTATGCCATGGAACAAAGCATTAAGAGTGTGTTGGTGAAGCAGACCATtgcacatcagcagcagcagctcaccaACCTGCAG ATGGCAGCAGTGACAATGGGCTTTGGAGATCCTCTCTCACCTTTACAATCG GTGGCAGCTCAGCGGCAACGTGCGCTAGCGATCATGTGTCGGGTGTACGTGGGCTCCATATACTATGAGCTCGGCGAGGACACCATCAGACAAGCCTTTGCCCCCTTCGGTCCGATCAAGAGCATTGACATGTCTTGGGATTCGGTTACAATGAAGCATAAG GGCTTCGCCTTTGTGGAGTACGACGTGCCAGAAGCTGCTCAGCTGGCTCTGGAACAGATGAACTCGGTCATGTTAGGAGGGCGAAACATTAAG GTTGGGCGGCCAAGTAACATCGGTCAGGCGCAACCCATCATCGACCAGCTGGCAGAGGAGGCACGTGCCTACAACCGGATCTACGTAGCGTCTGTCCACCCGGACCTGTCGGACGACGACATCAAGAGCGTGTTTGAGGCCTTCGGAAGGATTAAATCGTGCACGTTAGCTAGAGACCCCACATCAGGGCGACACAGGGGCTTTGGCTTCATTG AGTATGAAAAGCCTCAGTCAGCCCTGGATGCGGTGTCCTCTATGAATCTTTTTGACCTGGGTGGTCAGTACTTGCGAGTCGGCAAAGCAGTGACTCCACCGATGCCGCTATTGACCCCCACGACCCCGGGTGGGCTGCCACCTGCTGCGGCTGTAGCTGCAGCGGCAGCTACGGCTAAGATAACGGCCCAGGCAAGTATAAATCCCTTCCAAAGGGATTTAATGGCCCTCCAG GCGGTAGCTGGCGCGTCAGTTTTGGGGGCGTTGGCAGCACCACAGCTTCTTGGACAGCAGATAGGATTACCTCAGGCTGTTATGGCTGCACAGGCACCAGGTGTTATCACAG GTGTGACTCCAGTTCGTCCTCCCATACCCGTGATTCCCCAAGTTGGTCTAGTGAACCCGGTGCTCGCATCACCGCCTGTGCTGTCTAACCAAGCCGGCGGCTCGAACCAacaggagaagaaggaggagaaagaggagacgCTTCAGGATGGCACAGGCCAGGAGATGCTAAGTGACCAGGAGCACATGAGCATCTCGGGGAGCAGTGCCAGGCACATGGTGATGCAGAAGTTGCTCAGAAAATCCGAG TCCACGGTGATGGTGCTTCGAAACATGGTTGGACCAGAGGACATCGACGACGACCTGGAGGGCGAGGTGACGGAGGAGTGCGGGAAGTTCGGCACCGTCAACAGAGTCATCATCTACCAGGAGAAGcaaggagaggaggaagacgcaGACATCATAGTCAAAATCTTTGTAGAGTTTTCCGCCGCCTCCGAGATGAACAAAGCTATCCAAGCCCTGAACGACCGCTGGTTTGGAGGCCGCAAAGTTGTTGCAGAGGTGTATGACCAAGACCGTTTTAACAGCAGCGACCTTTCTGCATAA
- the LOC103456825 gene encoding poly(U)-binding-splicing factor PUF60 isoform X3: MAVTNTAGGEALTMENGQGTGSKLGLPPLTPEQQEALQRAKKYAMEQSIKSVLVKQTIAHQQQQLTNLQMAAVTMGFGDPLSPLQSVAAQRQRALAIMCRVYVGSIYYELGEDTIRQAFAPFGPIKSIDMSWDSVTMKHKGFAFVEYDVPEAAQLALEQMNSVMLGGRNIKVGRPSNIGQAQPIIDQLAEEARAYNRIYVASVHPDLSDDDIKSVFEAFGRIKSCTLARDPTSGRHRGFGFIEYEKPQSALDAVSSMNLFDLGGQYLRVGKAVTPPMPLLTPTTPGGLPPAAAVAAAAATAKITAQEAVAGASVLGALAAPQLLGQQIGLPQAVMAAQAPGVITGVTPVRPPIPVIPQVGLVNPVLASPPVLSNQAGGSNQQEKKEEKEETLQDGTGQEMLSDQEHMSISGSSARHMVMQKLLRKSESTVMVLRNMVGPEDIDDDLEGEVTEECGKFGTVNRVIIYQEKQGEEEDADIIVKIFVEFSAASEMNKAIQALNDRWFGGRKVVAEVYDQDRFNSSDLSA; encoded by the exons GGAGGTGAAGCTCTGACGATGGAGAATGGACAAGGCACAGGCTCCAAGCTTGGCCTACCGCCTCTTACcccagagcagcaggaggcaCTGCAGAGG gcgAAGAAGTATGCCATGGAACAAAGCATTAAGAGTGTGTTGGTGAAGCAGACCATtgcacatcagcagcagcagctcaccaACCTGCAG ATGGCAGCAGTGACAATGGGCTTTGGAGATCCTCTCTCACCTTTACAATCG GTGGCAGCTCAGCGGCAACGTGCGCTAGCGATCATGTGTCGGGTGTACGTGGGCTCCATATACTATGAGCTCGGCGAGGACACCATCAGACAAGCCTTTGCCCCCTTCGGTCCGATCAAGAGCATTGACATGTCTTGGGATTCGGTTACAATGAAGCATAAG GGCTTCGCCTTTGTGGAGTACGACGTGCCAGAAGCTGCTCAGCTGGCTCTGGAACAGATGAACTCGGTCATGTTAGGAGGGCGAAACATTAAG GTTGGGCGGCCAAGTAACATCGGTCAGGCGCAACCCATCATCGACCAGCTGGCAGAGGAGGCACGTGCCTACAACCGGATCTACGTAGCGTCTGTCCACCCGGACCTGTCGGACGACGACATCAAGAGCGTGTTTGAGGCCTTCGGAAGGATTAAATCGTGCACGTTAGCTAGAGACCCCACATCAGGGCGACACAGGGGCTTTGGCTTCATTG AGTATGAAAAGCCTCAGTCAGCCCTGGATGCGGTGTCCTCTATGAATCTTTTTGACCTGGGTGGTCAGTACTTGCGAGTCGGCAAAGCAGTGACTCCACCGATGCCGCTATTGACCCCCACGACCCCGGGTGGGCTGCCACCTGCTGCGGCTGTAGCTGCAGCGGCAGCTACGGCTAAGATAACGGCCCAG GAGGCGGTAGCTGGCGCGTCAGTTTTGGGGGCGTTGGCAGCACCACAGCTTCTTGGACAGCAGATAGGATTACCTCAGGCTGTTATGGCTGCACAGGCACCAGGTGTTATCACAG GTGTGACTCCAGTTCGTCCTCCCATACCCGTGATTCCCCAAGTTGGTCTAGTGAACCCGGTGCTCGCATCACCGCCTGTGCTGTCTAACCAAGCCGGCGGCTCGAACCAacaggagaagaaggaggagaaagaggagacgCTTCAGGATGGCACAGGCCAGGAGATGCTAAGTGACCAGGAGCACATGAGCATCTCGGGGAGCAGTGCCAGGCACATGGTGATGCAGAAGTTGCTCAGAAAATCCGAG TCCACGGTGATGGTGCTTCGAAACATGGTTGGACCAGAGGACATCGACGACGACCTGGAGGGCGAGGTGACGGAGGAGTGCGGGAAGTTCGGCACCGTCAACAGAGTCATCATCTACCAGGAGAAGcaaggagaggaggaagacgcaGACATCATAGTCAAAATCTTTGTAGAGTTTTCCGCCGCCTCCGAGATGAACAAAGCTATCCAAGCCCTGAACGACCGCTGGTTTGGAGGCCGCAAAGTTGTTGCAGAGGTGTATGACCAAGACCGTTTTAACAGCAGCGACCTTTCTGCATAA
- the LOC103456825 gene encoding poly(U)-binding-splicing factor PUF60 isoform X6: MAVTNTAGGEALTMENGQGTGSKLGLPPLTPEQQEALQRAKKYAMEQSIKSVLVKQTIAHQQQQLTNLQVAAQRQRALAIMCRVYVGSIYYELGEDTIRQAFAPFGPIKSIDMSWDSVTMKHKGFAFVEYDVPEAAQLALEQMNSVMLGGRNIKVGRPSNIGQAQPIIDQLAEEARAYNRIYVASVHPDLSDDDIKSVFEAFGRIKSCTLARDPTSGRHRGFGFIEYEKPQSALDAVSSMNLFDLGGQYLRVGKAVTPPMPLLTPTTPGGLPPAAAVAAAAATAKITAQEAVAGASVLGALAAPQLLGQQIGLPQAVMAAQAPGVITGVTPVRPPIPVIPQVGLVNPVLASPPVLSNQAGGSNQQEKKEEKEETLQDGTGQEMLSDQEHMSISGSSARHMVMQKLLRKSESTVMVLRNMVGPEDIDDDLEGEVTEECGKFGTVNRVIIYQEKQGEEEDADIIVKIFVEFSAASEMNKAIQALNDRWFGGRKVVAEVYDQDRFNSSDLSA, translated from the exons GGAGGTGAAGCTCTGACGATGGAGAATGGACAAGGCACAGGCTCCAAGCTTGGCCTACCGCCTCTTACcccagagcagcaggaggcaCTGCAGAGG gcgAAGAAGTATGCCATGGAACAAAGCATTAAGAGTGTGTTGGTGAAGCAGACCATtgcacatcagcagcagcagctcaccaACCTGCAG GTGGCAGCTCAGCGGCAACGTGCGCTAGCGATCATGTGTCGGGTGTACGTGGGCTCCATATACTATGAGCTCGGCGAGGACACCATCAGACAAGCCTTTGCCCCCTTCGGTCCGATCAAGAGCATTGACATGTCTTGGGATTCGGTTACAATGAAGCATAAG GGCTTCGCCTTTGTGGAGTACGACGTGCCAGAAGCTGCTCAGCTGGCTCTGGAACAGATGAACTCGGTCATGTTAGGAGGGCGAAACATTAAG GTTGGGCGGCCAAGTAACATCGGTCAGGCGCAACCCATCATCGACCAGCTGGCAGAGGAGGCACGTGCCTACAACCGGATCTACGTAGCGTCTGTCCACCCGGACCTGTCGGACGACGACATCAAGAGCGTGTTTGAGGCCTTCGGAAGGATTAAATCGTGCACGTTAGCTAGAGACCCCACATCAGGGCGACACAGGGGCTTTGGCTTCATTG AGTATGAAAAGCCTCAGTCAGCCCTGGATGCGGTGTCCTCTATGAATCTTTTTGACCTGGGTGGTCAGTACTTGCGAGTCGGCAAAGCAGTGACTCCACCGATGCCGCTATTGACCCCCACGACCCCGGGTGGGCTGCCACCTGCTGCGGCTGTAGCTGCAGCGGCAGCTACGGCTAAGATAACGGCCCAG GAGGCGGTAGCTGGCGCGTCAGTTTTGGGGGCGTTGGCAGCACCACAGCTTCTTGGACAGCAGATAGGATTACCTCAGGCTGTTATGGCTGCACAGGCACCAGGTGTTATCACAG GTGTGACTCCAGTTCGTCCTCCCATACCCGTGATTCCCCAAGTTGGTCTAGTGAACCCGGTGCTCGCATCACCGCCTGTGCTGTCTAACCAAGCCGGCGGCTCGAACCAacaggagaagaaggaggagaaagaggagacgCTTCAGGATGGCACAGGCCAGGAGATGCTAAGTGACCAGGAGCACATGAGCATCTCGGGGAGCAGTGCCAGGCACATGGTGATGCAGAAGTTGCTCAGAAAATCCGAG TCCACGGTGATGGTGCTTCGAAACATGGTTGGACCAGAGGACATCGACGACGACCTGGAGGGCGAGGTGACGGAGGAGTGCGGGAAGTTCGGCACCGTCAACAGAGTCATCATCTACCAGGAGAAGcaaggagaggaggaagacgcaGACATCATAGTCAAAATCTTTGTAGAGTTTTCCGCCGCCTCCGAGATGAACAAAGCTATCCAAGCCCTGAACGACCGCTGGTTTGGAGGCCGCAAAGTTGTTGCAGAGGTGTATGACCAAGACCGTTTTAACAGCAGCGACCTTTCTGCATAA
- the LOC103456825 gene encoding poly(U)-binding-splicing factor PUF60 isoform X5: protein MAVTNTAGGEALTMENGQGTGSKLGLPPLTPEQQEALQRAKKYAMEQSIKSVLVKQTIAHQQQQLTNLQVAAQRQRALAIMCRVYVGSIYYELGEDTIRQAFAPFGPIKSIDMSWDSVTMKHKGFAFVEYDVPEAAQLALEQMNSVMLGGRNIKVGRPSNIGQAQPIIDQLAEEARAYNRIYVASVHPDLSDDDIKSVFEAFGRIKSCTLARDPTSGRHRGFGFIEYEKPQSALDAVSSMNLFDLGGQYLRVGKAVTPPMPLLTPTTPGGLPPAAAVAAAAATAKITAQASINPFQRDLMALQEAVAGASVLGALAAPQLLGQQIGLPQAVMAAQAPGVITGVTPVRPPIPVIPQVGLVNPVLASPPVLSNQAGGSNQQEKKEEKEETLQDGTGQEMLSDQEHMSISGSSARHMVMQKLLRKSESTVMVLRNMVGPEDIDDDLEGEVTEECGKFGTVNRVIIYQEKQGEEEDADIIVKIFVEFSAASEMNKAIQALNDRWFGGRKVVAEVYDQDRFNSSDLSA, encoded by the exons GGAGGTGAAGCTCTGACGATGGAGAATGGACAAGGCACAGGCTCCAAGCTTGGCCTACCGCCTCTTACcccagagcagcaggaggcaCTGCAGAGG gcgAAGAAGTATGCCATGGAACAAAGCATTAAGAGTGTGTTGGTGAAGCAGACCATtgcacatcagcagcagcagctcaccaACCTGCAG GTGGCAGCTCAGCGGCAACGTGCGCTAGCGATCATGTGTCGGGTGTACGTGGGCTCCATATACTATGAGCTCGGCGAGGACACCATCAGACAAGCCTTTGCCCCCTTCGGTCCGATCAAGAGCATTGACATGTCTTGGGATTCGGTTACAATGAAGCATAAG GGCTTCGCCTTTGTGGAGTACGACGTGCCAGAAGCTGCTCAGCTGGCTCTGGAACAGATGAACTCGGTCATGTTAGGAGGGCGAAACATTAAG GTTGGGCGGCCAAGTAACATCGGTCAGGCGCAACCCATCATCGACCAGCTGGCAGAGGAGGCACGTGCCTACAACCGGATCTACGTAGCGTCTGTCCACCCGGACCTGTCGGACGACGACATCAAGAGCGTGTTTGAGGCCTTCGGAAGGATTAAATCGTGCACGTTAGCTAGAGACCCCACATCAGGGCGACACAGGGGCTTTGGCTTCATTG AGTATGAAAAGCCTCAGTCAGCCCTGGATGCGGTGTCCTCTATGAATCTTTTTGACCTGGGTGGTCAGTACTTGCGAGTCGGCAAAGCAGTGACTCCACCGATGCCGCTATTGACCCCCACGACCCCGGGTGGGCTGCCACCTGCTGCGGCTGTAGCTGCAGCGGCAGCTACGGCTAAGATAACGGCCCAGGCAAGTATAAATCCCTTCCAAAGGGATTTAATGGCCCTCCAG GAGGCGGTAGCTGGCGCGTCAGTTTTGGGGGCGTTGGCAGCACCACAGCTTCTTGGACAGCAGATAGGATTACCTCAGGCTGTTATGGCTGCACAGGCACCAGGTGTTATCACAG GTGTGACTCCAGTTCGTCCTCCCATACCCGTGATTCCCCAAGTTGGTCTAGTGAACCCGGTGCTCGCATCACCGCCTGTGCTGTCTAACCAAGCCGGCGGCTCGAACCAacaggagaagaaggaggagaaagaggagacgCTTCAGGATGGCACAGGCCAGGAGATGCTAAGTGACCAGGAGCACATGAGCATCTCGGGGAGCAGTGCCAGGCACATGGTGATGCAGAAGTTGCTCAGAAAATCCGAG TCCACGGTGATGGTGCTTCGAAACATGGTTGGACCAGAGGACATCGACGACGACCTGGAGGGCGAGGTGACGGAGGAGTGCGGGAAGTTCGGCACCGTCAACAGAGTCATCATCTACCAGGAGAAGcaaggagaggaggaagacgcaGACATCATAGTCAAAATCTTTGTAGAGTTTTCCGCCGCCTCCGAGATGAACAAAGCTATCCAAGCCCTGAACGACCGCTGGTTTGGAGGCCGCAAAGTTGTTGCAGAGGTGTATGACCAAGACCGTTTTAACAGCAGCGACCTTTCTGCATAA